From the genome of Sylvia atricapilla isolate bSylAtr1 chromosome 19, bSylAtr1.pri, whole genome shotgun sequence:
TCCCACCCGGCAGATCCAGACCATTCCAACAGAAGTGGACGGTTCCTTGTGTCCCCACAACACTGACCAGCTGCAAACACCCCTCAGGGAGGTGATGCTCCAGTAATCTCCCAGCTCATGTAGCCCCAGAGCCTTTAGGAATTCTGCATGTGAGACCTCAGCAGAAGAGCCCAGGTCCCACAGGACCAGGCTGCCTGGAAAGGTGTAAACACGCAGCACCTCAGCACAACCCAGAGATGCTCAGGGTTCCACGAGTGCCCACGACTCTGGGGAAGGGGTGGCCACCCCAGCACAAGCCCCCTCCATGTCCCCATCCCCCTGACACCGCACACCCCACACCAGCTCAGCCTTCCTGGCCAGCGccacaggacacagccctggggacatcGAGGACAAGGCCGGGGTGACAAAGGAGTGTGTGGGGGAGCAGGTGTTGAGCTCATGGCCGGTGCTTTCCTCAGAGGGTGCTGCGCACACCGGAGCGCCTCCGGCACCCTCCCGCATCCCCGTCACCCATCGCcctcctgggagctgaggagggACCAGCCCGGAGCCGCGACAAAGGGAAGAGCCGTCGGCGGAGCCGCTCAGCGCCGTCTCCGTTTCCAAATGAATATCGACAGCGCTAATTACAGGCCGCCATGCAGACAGCTTATTAGCTTGTCACAAAAAGACGGTATTGAACTCGGAGCCCGCGGTATTCACGGAGCGCAGCAAGACGCTCCCCAGACAGCACAGCGAACCAGGCAGGCGAACAACCTCCAGCAAAACTAATTACTTCCTGATTGTCTACGGCCACCCACTGGGTATAATAGTATAGACTAAATTTGGCATATACATAACTAAGCACTCGGCACCAATTTGGTGTACAATAATCATCCTCTGTGTTGCATAATTAAAATCTGATCACTTGgaataattatttcatattcCCAGTATCGGGTGAAGATTGCATAATGTGGCAGAAGTGTGAGCCTGGCAGTGGAAGGATCCGCTTCCCCAGGCGTGAGCCCCTCGGGAAGGACATCCCAGGCTCGGTGAGAGACCCGCTGGGCACCGGCTGCCTCCACCATGGCCATCACCCTGTGGGCAGGGGGCTGCGCGGCCTCAGGGTCACCAGCACGGCCTGTGGAGCAGCTGCTAAAAATCCCCTTATCCTATCCCCTTATTTCCTCAGCAGGCCCCGGTGGGGCAGGACTACACCCGCCAGgacaggctgtcctggtgtcccCACGCAAGCACTCTCCACATTGAcctttccagcctggctgctgccccgctgcccgcccggccGGGATGCTCATCGCCCCACTCCATTGTGCTCGTGCATCTGCTAAAGGCATTTGGAAAGACGCggcaataaaaaataaaaaaaatcaagtggaACGTGTGTGTCTAATCCATTAACTTCCTCCGGCGGCTCCCCGGGGACCCGGCGAGGAGCAAAAAGAATACGTGGATATTGCACGCGCCCTGGCACCTTGTCCCCGGGCCAGCCCCGCCGCTGGCCGCTGCCACGGGCTCATAAATCACTGCGGGCGACAGCGTTTCACAGCTCGCTTCCCAGCCAGGATATGGCCATTCCTGCTGATTACACGGCGGGCGCGCGGGGGAAGCTGCATCTCCCACTTCCAGGAAGGGAGGATCCGCAAGGAAAAAGCATTGATAAAAAGAAGAACGAAATCAGCTTTGTTCACGTTGCGAATCTCCCATTGTTCCTGCTGCGGCCGTCAGCCCTCGCTGGAGAAAGTATTTCCTCAGCGATAAATCTCCTGGGCTCCTTGCAGCCCTCGCCTTGGCACCGGCCTCTCCCTCagcttgttttgaaagaaaaagcacttttgGCTACAAGCCTCCTGTGGGGCGCACTGGGCAATTCACGGTGCGAGTTTGGGAGGTGAGGGACAATCCTGGGGCAGGGGACGGCGGCCTGGTGCCCATGCCAGGGGTCTGTGTCCCCAGTGAGGGCCACACCAGGGGACACGCACTGCCACTCCCaaaagctcatcccatcccgCAGCGCCCGGCACGAGCCGGGGAAAGTGAGTCTGACCGGGGCCACACTAATCCCAGCGCTGAAACGTGGAGCTGGCGGTGGCCAAGCGCTTGGAATACGGGAGTCAGGCTGACAGTTGTACAAGAAAAATAGATCAAGTTTCCAAGAAAATAGAGCCGAGTTGATCTGATTTTCATCAGCATCTTCAGCCGCCTTTCGGGAagccccagcctgctcctcaTTCCTGCTCTCCGCTTTACAAACCACTTAATTCCTTGTTGCTTTGGAAACCCTCACAAAGACCCTCTGCATCCCCCAAAATAACGAGCAACAGATGCTGCTTTGACCTCAGCAACTTCCTGGAAACATAcatttgtcaaaataaaaataaaaagattaatGTGAGGAAGGCTTTTAAATTATAAGGAAACAGCAGACAGAGCCTGGCCACGCACACCGAGCCTTTGGCTGGTGGAAAGACCCAGGAATGGGCAGGAAAAGGCTGTGGGACCAGgggtccctgtgccccaggggGTTGGGGACCCAGAAGGGCTGAGTCTGGCAatgctgctcacagccaggggacaccAGGAGCAGGCTCagttctcctccttccctcatTTCTTGGTTTATAGGAGCAACTTGTCTCTTTTACAGAGTCTTAACCCCCCTTTGCCCATCCCACAGGGGAGGAGATGGGCACACAACGAGTCACCAGGAAATTTTGGGTTACGAGCACTTGGACACCAGTGGGTTTcactctggctgcagcacccTGGCATAtcccagggacagagcacagacacaAGCACTTCCCAACAGCAACTAAAATGCCCAACAAGGGCTCCTGCCAGGACTTGTGACAGCCACACTGGTGGGTGACACAGCCTGAGCCACAGCATACCTACCCCACCAAACCCCTGCACCCACAGCACTcaccagagctgcaggcagggaggctCCACACGCTCCACACAGGGGAAGGCCCTTTGCCTTCCCAGCTTTATGGAATCAACCAGAAATGAGCTGCTGGGGGAGGGCCTCCTCCTTGGCTTGGTGGGAGACGGGCAGGGGGTTTGCCCACTTGGTGTGCCAGGGTCATGGGCACATCGGGGATTCTCATGCCCATcctcatccagctgctgctttctgctgctgcatgaCAAGACCTGACCAGGGGACCTGAGGGACATCCCTCCTGTGAGGGTGTTTTCTCCCAGGGGACCCCATCACCAGGCTGGGGGTGCACCCATGTTGGTGAGAGGCTGCAGTGCTCGAGTCATGCTCCTGTGAGGCAGTCGGTGCCATAAGGGGATCTCTGTCCCCTGCTTGTGCTGGGGATGTGACAGTAGCACAAGGGTCAGCACAatctggcagctcctgtgccagcaccacggggtgtgtggggtgctgctgcaggaaatgcaaATCCTGACCCAGGCTGGGCCAGTCCCAGCTgcctcagggagctgcagggacactgtccctctgctctggctgctcctgtcctggcTCCTGAGGGCTCCAGGGGCACTACAGCACCAGGGGCATGCTGCCAGCGTGGCATCTCCTGTAACCTGGCATCACCTGTGACCTGGCATCACCTGTGGCATGGCTGCAGTACTTAAGGGACTGGACAAATGCCACAGCTCCTCgtgcaggcacagcaggtcCCACCTTCACACTCTGTCCAAGGGGCCACCACGCCTGCACCACATTCAGCCCAGGTGTCAGCGCTCTGCTCAGGCCCGTGGGGCTCCCCACAGGGGTGCTGTGCCAGGGTCCTGCCCACAGCATCACACCCTCCTTGTGTCACCTCTGGGAGCCGCTGGGGACACTCGGTGGCTCGCCCCAGCTCACAGCCCCGGCAGTAAGTGCTGTGTGTACAGGGGCTGCCTCggagcagccctgccccggccccaCACCACCGGGATTCCAGACCCACCAGtttcctctgcccttcccactGAACCAACCCGTGGAAAGTTTTATAAACTCGAGGAAACGCAAGTCAAAGCAGAAGGAGCCCAAAGCTGAGCCAAAGCGTGACCTCAGCAACCTTCCCTTTGTCCAGCCCGAGACCTCACTGTCATCTGTCAGCGTTTGCTGAATCTCCTCCTTTGGGGACACTCCAGGCTCTTCCGTAGGAGTGGggcctccccacagccctgctcctctaATGACTCTGTTATCTTTTGTTATCTCTGTCACTTCCACCTCTGTTTCCCTCCACCGGCAGAGTGGTGATGCCCCCCCCAGCCTGGTAGTCCCAAAGGAGCAGCATCCCAGCCCGTACTTCCCAAATCCCTCATGGATGGATTCATCTCGCTGGTCTGGGCTGTGGCATGGGCTGTCCCCATGCTTGGTGGGGCAGTGGATGGGATGAAGGTTTGATAGAGCAGCTCAAGCAGAGCTACaggtcacagcagagcagcattcTATGGATGCTACTCCCATCCCAAATaatcccattcctgccccaggaGTGATGGAAGGGAGGTAGAACCTCGCAGAACAAAGCCCAGGGGAAAACAGAGCACAGTTTACTGTCTGAAGCATGAACCTGCCTGGCTGATGAGAGGGCACTGACAGGCAGGGAGGGTTTGgtgcaaaggaaggaaatggaagaattaAATCCACAGAACTTCCCTGCTTTTGTTCTGTCTCCCGCCCCCGCTCTTCTCCTTGGCCGCTCGCTCTTCTTGCTGGATGTGTATGGCTTGATACTACCCAAGCAAGCTGGAAACAGGGTATATCAGCTGAAAGCAATTTACTTTGAAATCCAGCTGCCAgattttccttcatttgtttacttttaaatgcttttttaaaagccaaagtACACAAGGCAGCCAAATTGCTGACATGTGTGCCGGGCCGGTACCCCGCAAATGCTGCATTCTTTCATGTCCTCCTGGGCTCAAATCCActcatgtttatttaaaatatgtagaaCACTTCAGCACTATTAAGGACCATGTTTTATAGTAAATGGAAAAAGATTTCCTAGTGGGCcgaggggagaggaaaagaatcaCTTCAATTCAGTTTTGTTCCGACAGCACTTTGCCTGCCCACCGGGGCCCAGCCACCCACATCCCACCGACGGGCTCAGCGCCAGGACACGGGAGCTTGGCTTGCTCCAGGTGCTCTGGAAACACTGGAGACAGGTGgacacagagctccagcagtgCTTGTGGGGCTCAGCCTCTCTTCCCCCAGATCCACAGGGCAGGTGGCCTTGGTGGCAGAAAGATGGGGCTTGAAGTCCCCGAGGTTCTTCCACAGCTCCAGAGTCTTGGTTTAACACAGGATTTCACCTCTGAATGTGGATGGGAAAGCTCCAGATGAGACACCAACCTGTGAGACCCCAGCTACGACCCCAGggtggaaaaggagaggaaatagCAGTGAccagcagggacactgagaGGGAGCAGACTCGTTCCCAGCAGAGATTGAGAACACCACAGGCTTACTCCAGATGACAAGGAATGACACAGCCTCTCAAAAGTAGGATACAGATGAAAATGGATagcaaatatgtattttaagaTCAACAACAGCTAAAAGGGAAGCAGAATTTCAAATTCAGTGTTAAGTGCATTGCTAATGGGGGTATTTTGTGAGGGAAATGAGGCTGAAAGGGGCATTTCCAACTAAAGTTGCCTTTCCTTAAATCACCCATCTGTGGCTGACACAAGCTGAACTCTGTGGGGTAACATCAGGATGCGcttcagaaagggaaaatgtcAATAAACAGCAGATAAATCCTGCGGGCCTTTGTTGCTGCTCAAGctgaaacaaacacagaaaggcAACACAGAGAAAGGAGCGAGGAAGTGACatcttttaaatcaaattatctGCTACCAAAACCAAAGATGGACAATGGCTCTGTGAACATGTTAATGTGCCTCTGACAGaccttcctgaaaaaaaacacagctgaagcCAGAATTGTTCTGGTTTGTGTCCTAGCAAAAATCACAAGAAAGCACAAACCTCCACTTATTAATTTCTGATGATTTAGAGAGCACGGCACCTTCATAGTTTTATTGTAATTAGCCAGACTAGTAAATCTTCAAAAGGATTCCTCCAGTGGAGTCCCAGACTCAGATTATGTCATGCCTGAGCACAACCTCCCACAACTGGTTTCACTCATGGTTAGAAGAAACAAAGGCTCTGAGCAAGCAGTGatggagagcagagaggggTGTACAAGGGCTGGATGCTACACGTGTTCTGAGGATTGTCTCTCCTGTAACCTGCTCCCTTGCTCCTTGGCTCCTTGCacacagccattcccagcactggcagaggAGGGAAGCAGAAGGCAGGGTGCTGCCACTGTGATCTCTGAAAGCAGGAGGAGTTCAGAATTGGGAAATATCCCCCCAAGAGTGCTGAGAGAGACATTTCTCATCTCCCACCCCGCAGTGAGGTCTCCAGCTGCCTGTCTGatcacagagctgggagcccaCATAGGGCAGAGGCTCCGGGGCAGGTGACAGCCACTTCTCTGCCCACCCACACCCTGTGaccctgtggctgctctggggaaggaTAACAGCGCTGggcctgggctgtgcctgccctgcccaggcagagctTCCCCCAGGACTCCTCCAAGGCACTTCACAAGGACAAAGATGGTAAACAAGCAGAGAGCTATGCTGGGTGGAACCACCCCATCGCAGAGGAGccaaggcagagagggaagtgACAGTGCCCCAAGGCCACACAATGAGATAGTGACAGGCAGGAAAGGGAAGCTGGGCTgtctgtccccctgtgctgggctgtaccctccagtccctgctgctcctgctctgctctgtcccctctgcaaCACCGGTctaagagacagaaaacaaacacacgAAAGCCTGTAAAAATAAAGAGCCCAGTAACTGGTAGTAAAGACTCCAGCAGCTGTAGGGAGCCAAACGCTTCTTGGAGGGGGTTGGATGGAAGTCGAGTTTCCCTCCCTGTTTGTattgtatttctttcctctgccaAAATGTGCTTCTCGAGCCTCGGGCAGAGCTCTCGGCGGCTGACCCTCACCTTCCTCTGTTGAGGCTGGAGCGCAGGGTGGCCACGGGGCCAGGGGACGGGCAGAGCCGCCCGCTGAGCGCACACGGCAGGGTCAGCCCCGCTGTCAGCGGCTTCCTGAGAGCCACAGCCCCCGGGCGGCCACACCTGAGCGCCCCGGGGCTCGGGAGGGCACCCGGAGAGAGCCTGCAGACAGCCCGGGCTGGGCACGGGAGCGGCACGCACTGATCCCACGTTTAGATGCTCCATCCAGcccttttctccccaaaaccaGGCTCCTGAAGGGTCAGGGTCCCGTCTCGGCACAGCTGCACACGGGAGGCAGTGAGAACAAAGCAGAGGTCAGACGGTGCTCTAACCAAAGGGGTAATTCTGGCTCCATTAAAACCCTCGCTCCTGTTCGCATGGAAGCAGAAGGCTGTGCTACTACTTATAAAGAGCTGAACCACCCTCAGGCTGACTCACAGCCCTTAAGAGAGCAGCCATGCTGATTTTACAAATATTAGAGCAATGCCTCAGATTCaggggggttttgtggtttaACCTATCAACTTGGGAGCAGATCCATAGCTCTTTTATAGAGCTCCCCTTCCCcgtattttatttcctttcctggtGCCAGAATTGGAGCCAAAGCCGAGCTTAACAAAGCAACAGGCATGGCCATTCTTCCCAGCCCTCATTTACCCCggtgagaagggaaaaattaatttaaacccTATCAAAAGTGCAAGAGCTGTTGGCCattttgtgctgcagaacaCAGTGTGAACCCAACACTCCCTTTAACCACCTGCACTTGCCAAGCCCAGCCAAGAGCAGAGGAACTTGCAGATTGGAATCCTTTTTTTCAGGCACCAGCAACAGACAAATGTGATCTAAGATATTTCTCAGGCAGCAGCAATGGGGAGATGCTTGGGATGGAAGCAAAGTAAAAGAGCTAAAGAGCTTTTACCCCATTAAATGCTCTCTTCTTTGAGCCCTTACTCCTGGATATAGGAGGTATAGCAAAACGCTTCACgtcccagcagctggtgcttgtgtcccagccctgggacagcctggggcacaggggaATGGGGCTCTCCCCCCTCACTGCCTGCCCTTGCCAAGCACAGAGGAACCTGCACCGTGCCTGTGCGGGGCTTGCCAAGACTCCAGCAGCACGTGGGAGTGGAGAAATTTGTTGAAGCAGAAACCAAGCCCAGGAATAACTCCTGCACCAGCAAGTGAGCTGTTGCTGACCTGCCTTGGGGGTCTGGGAGCCACCCCTCCTCCAGCATCTGCTTCTGCTTGCAGTGCTGATTTACTGCTTTAAAGCCAAATTCACACCACGGACTATTTGCTTCTAGTTTGCTGTGCTGCGTTTTCTCAGACCTCCTCCCTTTGCCAAAGTACTATTTGCACCACACTCAGCCACACAGAGTGGTGCCTTAGATTCAGATCAAGTCCCCAGGTAGAAGGGTTCACttgaaaaaccagaaaattatgAACAGAGTTATTAACATTAGTAAGACCATTTGGTGAGGCCATGTCTGTGCCtaacaaagagaaataatgtGCTTTCATACAACGGTAAATATTGCAATTAATTTGTTCCCCATCCTTGCCTGTCCTGCTCCTTTTACACCAGACCCAGAGGTGCAGAACCaccctcctctctgcagcaccagggtCATCTCCTTTCTGGattcagagaagaaattacAATGTACACTGTGGCTTCCCAGCCACCTCCATCTACTTTCATTCTACCTTAACTCCCTTAAACCACACCAAACGTGACTGAGGCAATTGTtttcaaaccatttttcttcctcttctcccttcaTACTCAAGAGTTTTATATGCAGGAAAAATCAAGttgagaaaatgtgaattttataGCAAACACAAAGGATCTATTCAAGTTTCTGTTTTTAAGTAGCCTTTGGATTTTCATGATGGCAAAGTCTTCACCAAGATGCCCAAAATCAGCTTAACGCAGCCACAAGAGGGAGTCTGAAATCTGTTACTGCCCAGATGGATCCTGGCTTCCAAACCCTTCCAGTAAATGAGCACAGAAAGAGCATCAGAAGGATTGTGCAGTCCTGAATTGAGCAGAACCATTTGAAACCAGGGCATCTCTAACTGCCAGATGTTTTGGAGAGAGACATTCACCTCAGAAATATGTGGCCATGCTAATGCCACACAAGTCTGCTGCACCAGAAATGCAGTCCCACCTTACTGAGATTTGAAATTATGCTCAGATTTTACTCTTCCCACCCAGAGTCTGAAAAAATGGAGCAGCTTCTGCCGAATCTGACCCACAGTGGAACAAGCTACAACTTAACATTTTGTTAATTTAACATGTGATTAGAAACTCTGGCAAAGCTGAGAGCCCACAGCACAACAAATAACACTTCTCACAGGGCCAGGGAAATATCTGTGTTGAATCTGTGTCTGCTCTACATCTGCCAAAAAATTGTCAAGACACATTCctcaaaaatacttttctggTCTTTACTGAATCTTGACATCCACTTGTTGTAGTTTCCATTACAGCTCCAAAGGGGCATCTAGGTTTGAGTAAAGCCACAGGATTTTGGGCAGAAATAGTTGCATTCAGGCACTGTCCAAAGCACCATGAAAAGCCTCTGGCAACACTTTTCCAGAGATTTAGCCAAGAGATAAAGACAAGAAACAATTATCACAGAGAGGTTAATGAAGGAAATGCTCAGAGTACAGCTGAATTCTACTTGACTTTATAATTTCACTGTCCTCCTCTGCTGATCTCTTTTGTACTTTCACCTGCCCGCTCCTGCTTGAACCTGGAGAGGGAATCTAGGCCAGCAGAGAGTTAATTCTGACATTTAAACCATAATCAGTGTATCATTACAGGATCCCACAGCTCTGACCCAAGAGGCTGCAGATTCTGCTGTCAAGAAACAGATGAACGATCTTCAACCTTTGAGGCTTcagcatatttttttgttttttttttttgcttagagTACTAGCCAACTTAAGGGTGGGGCTCCTATCAGGCTGCTGAAAAAAACTTGCCCCCCTACTTGTGAATGTCTTCCTTTTCAGAAGCCAtctaatgggaaaaaaatactctttaatTGTGATTAGGGGCTGACTACTGGAATGCCCGTGCCTGTTTATTCCAAAGCAGATGTTCAGCAGTGCAACGGTTCATACAATATGCTGACAATAGTAAGTTATTAACAGAACGTGGTAAGATCTAAAAACTCCTGATCAACTGTTGGGGGTGGGTCAGCAAAGATCTACGTGTTAACATCCCAGACAATTTATCCTCTGCTAAGCCTCATTTCACTCACTCAGCTCAATGTAATTAGACCCCAAGCTTGTCCTAATTTCAGTCTCTGCAGAGAAGGGTTATCTTTCTTCAGCAAGATGTGTTTGCTCCGAGATGCTGGCAGTGATCAGCAAGGAGAAACTGCAAAGGTGCAGCACCAGATTTAAGCCAGGAGCTGCTAAGACAGCCTGGTATGTCcattaaaatgcaaacacagcacCTGCTTTGAGTTTCACTCAATGCACCCCAGCAGAAAGTAGCAAGAACCCAGAAGCCACACAGTGCACAAGCTATTTTTAGATAAATGTTATACAATTTTCTCTCTAGCTCCATGGATCAGAAACATATGCTGCAGCTATAGAACCATTACAGTTTAATCCCATCTCAAACAAGGAGATGGTAAATCTTCAGATCCTACTACCAGCAGGCTACTcaaggagcagagcacagtTCCACTCTTTCCCATGGTTCAGGTGAGACAGTCTCATCCAGAGCAAGCTAAACCACTCTGGAAAAacaagttcatttttttctgacctttttAAAAAACGTTTTTGCTATTGGGTGGAGGTGAATGAAAGACTAGGTCCAACTGCTATGAAAAATGTGGCTTTCAGATATTGTAGAAAAGatagattttaaaaagctcACTAACTCCTCTATCAAAAAGAACATGAGAGTGAAAAAATGGGAAGGATTTGCCTCAAACTCTTTAAGTCAGGGTATTGAGGCAGAATGCAAGCTCCTTTCCTACACTGCTTAATGGCACACAAGATCCTTTTAGGAGAAAGTTTTTcctgaaagctgctggaaatttaatatgatttttctgATAAAGTAGCTGTGATAAAATAGAACAGTCCAAAAAGTGGAAGTCCCTAAGAAATGCTGTATGAACAGTCCCTAAGCAATGTTTTAAGTATGTGTGTTGAGAAGCACAACAGGGATCTTCATGGCAGAAACAGCATGGCCCTCACGCCTAGCAAATGCCAGATTCCACTAACCCCTTGCTCCAAGACAGATTTTAGGCTAAACCTCTACAGGAATCCCTTGGAAAGAATGCCCAATTATCAGCTGCAAGACTAAGGGAAGACATTAATGACTTGTTTGTTCCCAGAGTTTCCTTGATCCATGAGGCAATGTTCTCAGTAAGTAAATCAAGCCTCATGCCAGTTTGTGATTGATGGGACAGCAGTCAAAGACTGGAACTACGTCTGCACACATCACAGACAATCCTGGTAATCATGATCCTGGTAATCAGCTGATGTTACTGGTGCCCAGAGGGTCCCAAGGGCTGTGTGACTGCAGCGAGCTCTGAGCAAAACAGGGAAATGCATTGTTCTTGTTGCTATGAATTTAAAGAAGTCTGTTCAGCCATGTAATGGTTTGGGGCTCTTTAATTATTAGTAACACCCAGCACACACCACATAATTTACATGTGCAAGTGCCACATCTCTGCACTTGAGAAACAGCACAACCTGCCCACTTCACCAGGACCAGAAAAAGAACCTGCTGCCAAAGGGAGAGGGCTTCAGCTCCCCTTCAATGGGTGGGTTTGGCTCTGGTCTGGGCCTAGAGTGATAGGCATTCTCAGGCAGAGGACGGTCTGTCTTCACCTTCGTAACctggaaagaaatgcaaagaagtTATACAACTTCTCACAGCATTTAACAGCCAGGCTGAGTCAGAACTTCAAGGGAGAACTACCAAGAAGAACCAAACAATAGTAAGGACACATTGTTCAGCTGATGAGAGCTCCTCAATACTTctcagagaagggaagggaggggtgTTCCATCACAACCACAGAGCGAGCATGAGCTTCATTCCTAAAGGAAAAGCCTCTAcaccaggaaaagcaaaaagcaagaACTTCATTGTCTGAGAAAAGCCTTCTGTAAAAGCAACCCCAGAAGACGCTGCCAGCCTTGACTTCCATCACCCCACAAACTTCCAACGCCGCGTTCATCGAGAGCTGCCAGAGATCCGGACAAAACCTGCGTAAAGGAGGGAAGAGCAAGGTCTGCCCCAAAGCGCACGGAATTTACCTTGGAGAGGTCTCCCAGGTCAGgcctcacccagcccagcttGTCCAGCACGCAGGAGTCGAAGGCAGCCTGCTGCTTGCGGCAGCGGCGCAGCTCCTGCCGGTTGGTGTAGTCGATGCAGGTCCAGTAGGAGGTGAAGGGCTCGGCGCAGTGCGCCCGGatgctcctggggacaccacagggCACAAACCCCTCAGAAAAACCCCGctcacagctcctctccctcgCCGAGCTCAGCTAAAGCGGGCTTTGCAGCTTGGTCAGGAACAGCTAAACCTTCTGTACAGCGTTTGATACGAATACCTGTGAAATTTTCACTGCTACATTTAACGATACGTGGAGATTTTTTGTTCTGCCACATAATTTAGTTGCATTATGTGGCGCTCTAAAGCTTCCAAATAATTTCGTGTCGTGCTTAGAACAGAGGtttcagctgctgcactggagGTGGAAATGCCTTGAGGTAATTCTATTAGGTCTTTTACTAACAGTACTGGCACGTGCCTTGGATCTACATGTTTGGTCAGGAGAGGCAGGTGGTGCACCTGCTCAAGCTTTCTCAGTAGTTCACCTGGGAGACAGGGAGGATAAACAATGCAATGCTCAAGTTGGGGAGTTCATCACACAGCTGTAAGGTGCAGCAGCCTCacaccactgccctgagctccCAACAAAAACCCAGGCCACTTGCTCTGGAACAAAG
Proteins encoded in this window:
- the NDUFA8 gene encoding NADH dehydrogenase [ubiquinone] 1 alpha subcomplex subunit 8, translating into MPGVLRVPPLEELDVPEVAVSSSVLKAAAHHYGSQCDRPNKEFMLCRWEEKDPRKCLREGRQVNQCALDFFRSIRAHCAEPFTSYWTCIDYTNRQELRRCRKQQAAFDSCVLDKLGWVRPDLGDLSKVTKVKTDRPLPENAYHSRPRPEPNPPIEGELKPSPFGSRFFFWSW